In the genome of Cryptomeria japonica chromosome 8, Sugi_1.0, whole genome shotgun sequence, one region contains:
- the LOC131064584 gene encoding disease resistance protein L6 isoform X2 — protein MGGLVFGSDKAYWKLQLDVVKERLHKDIKDTLKISYDALEEDQKQIFMDIAYFFIGKDVGRAISIWKASSWRAEHALQTLKDKCLVEVKLVFDENRKYEYEPTFVLRMHDQLRDLGREMADNEMNHPCRQIMRHTDLNIFSKSEGQTFRYFNETEQMTYLLETSKKSTDLQWLELHSNSRQWNIPEWTSLQNLSTLRLEGVSPARLWQRAEQVPLKLKELSCCFKGRHFRDSSKDMLMTDLSELVSSFGMLKHLESLQLQFGSDIQILEWNFLLNSIRELTNLKNLVVASSEVEGEFNLQNRGVTSNDWFRMRSLEAITLYDVSKTRKVSISGQLCPNLKSLKLYSMADLIEVDLTGVATLECLVLLKCRQLSKVLGNDLPELELFRIKLCLTMRELPNFGCVSFLKRIYISRCRKLQDISAIERLKGLKRIWVAYCPELRSIKAIEQLKGLKRIWIEHCTQLQGVICFKELKQLKRIFIGHCAGRLDIQGIEILISLESITIAECPKLQSIRGIAELKGLEEMIIADSPIISCVERLQRLPWELTILMWEFGDEVRFPKRWSKSHFNADKIGNTLTMADSFCEIDCEEKSQTQIEEMIDSFRRTQQSPSTFIFCATFYGRPHIRSRIMVEEHPCLRPANLSSDRAWWIHTCVVNEENLSKFDAWMPFSRPYERDCSLKKAFLMGVKKGEERKTVHILQSLFAQLCVGKRKYDKKRLIEEVCEYEYFSGRLFHNKHVDDDDWDEYDEENED, from the exons ATGGGTGGGCTTGTTTTTGGTAGTGACAAGGCTTATTGGAAGTTACAATTAGATGTTGTTAAGGAAAGGCTACATAAAGATATAAAAGATACGCTTAAAATAAGCTATGATGCTTTGGAAGAGGATCAGAAACAGATCTTTATGGATATAGCGTACTTTTTCATAGGAAAAGATGTGGGCAGGGCCATAAGTATATGGAAGGCTTCAAGTTGGAGAGCTGAACATGCACTTCAGACTCTCAAAGACAAGTGCCTTGTTGAAGTGAAACTTGTTTTTGATGAGAATAGAAAATATGAATATGAGCCAACATTTGTTTTGAGAATGCATGACCAGCTCCGCGACTTGGGGAGAGAAATGGCAGATAATGAAATGAACCATCCTTGTCGGCAGATAATGCGTCACACAGATCTT AACATCTTCAGCAAGTCCGAAGGACAGACTTTCAGATATTTCAATGAAACTGAGCAGATGACATATCTTCTGGAGACCTCAAAGAAATCGACTGATTTACAATGGCTTGAACTTCACTCTAATTCCCGTCAGTGGAATATTCCTGAATGGACCTCTCTACAAAATTTGAGCACTTTAAGACTTGAAGGAGTGTCACCCGCGAGATTGTGGCAAAGGGCTGAGCAG GTTCCACTCAAGTTGAAAGAGCTATCTTGCTGCTTTAAGGGTCGTCATTTTCGAGACTCTAGTAAAGACATGTTAATGACAGATTTAAGTGAACTAGTGAGCTCGTTTGGAATGTTAAAACATCTGGAAAGTCTGCAACTACAATTTGGATCTGACATTCAAATCTTAGAATGGAATTTCTTGCTAAATTCTATTAGAGAACTCACCAATCTGAAAAATTTAGTAGTGGCATCATCTGAGGTAGAAGGGGAATTCAATTTACAAAACAGGGGAGTGACAAGTAATGATTGGTTTCGTATGAGAAGCCTGGAAGCCATAACTCTGTATGATGTATCCAAAACAAGGAAGGTCTCAATTAGTGGACAATTGTGTCCCAACCTTAAATCTCTTAAGCTTTATTCTATGGCAGATCTAATTGAAGTGGATTTAACAGGGGTGGCCACACTAGAATGTTTGGTGCTGTTGAAATGTAGACAGTTGAGCAAAGTATTGGGCAATGATCTACCAGAATTAGAACTGTTCCGCATAAAATTATGTCTAACTATGAGAGAGTTGCCAAATTTTGGGTGCGTAAGTTTTCTCAAGAGGATCTATATTAGCCGCTGCCGGAAGCTGCAGGATATATCAGCTATTGAAAGATTGAAGGGATTGAAGAGGATCTGGGTTGCTTATTGTCCAGAGCTGAGGAGTATAAAAGCTATCGAACAGTTGAAGGGGTTGAAGAGAATCTGGATCGAGCACTGTACACAGCTGCAGGGTGTGATTTGTTTTAAAGAATTGAAGCAGTTAAAGAGAATCTTCATTGGGCATTGTGCAGGGCGGCTGGATATACAAGGCATTGAAATTTTAATAAGCTTGGAGAGCATTACCATTGCTGAATGCCCGAAGCTACAGAGTATAAGGGGTATTGCAGAATTGAAAGGACTGGAGGAGATGATTATTGCCGATAGTCCTATAATAAGTTGCGTTGAAAGATTGCAG AGATTGCCGTGGGAGCTTACAATTCTAATGTGGGAATTTGGAGATGAAGTTCGCTTCCCAAAGAGATGGTCCAAATCACATTTTAATGCAGACAAAATTGGCAACACATTGACTATGGCAGATAGTTTCTGTGAAATAGATTGTGAGGAGAAGAGTCAGACTCAAATAGAGGAGATGATCGATTCATTTCGTAGAACCCAACAATCACCCAGTACATTCATCTTTTGTGCTACGTTTTATGGGCGTCCTCACATACGTAGTAGGATTATGGTTGAGGAGCATCCTTGCCTAAGACCTGCAAATCTCTCCAGTGATCGTGCATGGTGGATACACACATGCGTGGTTAATGAAGAAAATCTATCAAAATTTGACGCCTGGATGCCATTTAGTCGTCCGTACGAACGTGATTGTTCTTTAAAGAAGGCGTTTTTAATGGGAGTGAAGAAAGGCGAGGAAAGGAAAACAGTCCACATATTGCAGAGCTTATTTGCTCAGCTATGCGTTGGCAAAAGAAAATATGATAAAAAACGGCTTATTGAGGAAGTGTGTGAGTATGAGTATTTCTCCGGTCGTCTGTTCCACAACAagcatgttgatgatgatgattgggaTGAGTATGATGAGGAAAATGAAGATTGA
- the LOC131064584 gene encoding disease resistance protein L6 isoform X1, whose amino-acid sequence MGGLVFGSDKAYWKLQLDVVKERLHKDIKDTLKISYDALEEDQKQIFMDIAYFFIGKDVGRAISIWKASSWRAEHALQTLKDKCLVEVKLVFDENRKYEYEPTFVLRMHDQLRDLGREMADNEMNHPCRQIMRHTDLIEMQNIFSKSEGQTFRYFNETEQMTYLLETSKKSTDLQWLELHSNSRQWNIPEWTSLQNLSTLRLEGVSPARLWQRAEQVPLKLKELSCCFKGRHFRDSSKDMLMTDLSELVSSFGMLKHLESLQLQFGSDIQILEWNFLLNSIRELTNLKNLVVASSEVEGEFNLQNRGVTSNDWFRMRSLEAITLYDVSKTRKVSISGQLCPNLKSLKLYSMADLIEVDLTGVATLECLVLLKCRQLSKVLGNDLPELELFRIKLCLTMRELPNFGCVSFLKRIYISRCRKLQDISAIERLKGLKRIWVAYCPELRSIKAIEQLKGLKRIWIEHCTQLQGVICFKELKQLKRIFIGHCAGRLDIQGIEILISLESITIAECPKLQSIRGIAELKGLEEMIIADSPIISCVERLQRLPWELTILMWEFGDEVRFPKRWSKSHFNADKIGNTLTMADSFCEIDCEEKSQTQIEEMIDSFRRTQQSPSTFIFCATFYGRPHIRSRIMVEEHPCLRPANLSSDRAWWIHTCVVNEENLSKFDAWMPFSRPYERDCSLKKAFLMGVKKGEERKTVHILQSLFAQLCVGKRKYDKKRLIEEVCEYEYFSGRLFHNKHVDDDDWDEYDEENED is encoded by the exons ATGGGTGGGCTTGTTTTTGGTAGTGACAAGGCTTATTGGAAGTTACAATTAGATGTTGTTAAGGAAAGGCTACATAAAGATATAAAAGATACGCTTAAAATAAGCTATGATGCTTTGGAAGAGGATCAGAAACAGATCTTTATGGATATAGCGTACTTTTTCATAGGAAAAGATGTGGGCAGGGCCATAAGTATATGGAAGGCTTCAAGTTGGAGAGCTGAACATGCACTTCAGACTCTCAAAGACAAGTGCCTTGTTGAAGTGAAACTTGTTTTTGATGAGAATAGAAAATATGAATATGAGCCAACATTTGTTTTGAGAATGCATGACCAGCTCCGCGACTTGGGGAGAGAAATGGCAGATAATGAAATGAACCATCCTTGTCGGCAGATAATGCGTCACACAGATCTT ATTGAAATGCAGAACATCTTCAGCAAGTCCGAAGGACAGACTTTCAGATATTTCAATGAAACTGAGCAGATGACATATCTTCTGGAGACCTCAAAGAAATCGACTGATTTACAATGGCTTGAACTTCACTCTAATTCCCGTCAGTGGAATATTCCTGAATGGACCTCTCTACAAAATTTGAGCACTTTAAGACTTGAAGGAGTGTCACCCGCGAGATTGTGGCAAAGGGCTGAGCAG GTTCCACTCAAGTTGAAAGAGCTATCTTGCTGCTTTAAGGGTCGTCATTTTCGAGACTCTAGTAAAGACATGTTAATGACAGATTTAAGTGAACTAGTGAGCTCGTTTGGAATGTTAAAACATCTGGAAAGTCTGCAACTACAATTTGGATCTGACATTCAAATCTTAGAATGGAATTTCTTGCTAAATTCTATTAGAGAACTCACCAATCTGAAAAATTTAGTAGTGGCATCATCTGAGGTAGAAGGGGAATTCAATTTACAAAACAGGGGAGTGACAAGTAATGATTGGTTTCGTATGAGAAGCCTGGAAGCCATAACTCTGTATGATGTATCCAAAACAAGGAAGGTCTCAATTAGTGGACAATTGTGTCCCAACCTTAAATCTCTTAAGCTTTATTCTATGGCAGATCTAATTGAAGTGGATTTAACAGGGGTGGCCACACTAGAATGTTTGGTGCTGTTGAAATGTAGACAGTTGAGCAAAGTATTGGGCAATGATCTACCAGAATTAGAACTGTTCCGCATAAAATTATGTCTAACTATGAGAGAGTTGCCAAATTTTGGGTGCGTAAGTTTTCTCAAGAGGATCTATATTAGCCGCTGCCGGAAGCTGCAGGATATATCAGCTATTGAAAGATTGAAGGGATTGAAGAGGATCTGGGTTGCTTATTGTCCAGAGCTGAGGAGTATAAAAGCTATCGAACAGTTGAAGGGGTTGAAGAGAATCTGGATCGAGCACTGTACACAGCTGCAGGGTGTGATTTGTTTTAAAGAATTGAAGCAGTTAAAGAGAATCTTCATTGGGCATTGTGCAGGGCGGCTGGATATACAAGGCATTGAAATTTTAATAAGCTTGGAGAGCATTACCATTGCTGAATGCCCGAAGCTACAGAGTATAAGGGGTATTGCAGAATTGAAAGGACTGGAGGAGATGATTATTGCCGATAGTCCTATAATAAGTTGCGTTGAAAGATTGCAG AGATTGCCGTGGGAGCTTACAATTCTAATGTGGGAATTTGGAGATGAAGTTCGCTTCCCAAAGAGATGGTCCAAATCACATTTTAATGCAGACAAAATTGGCAACACATTGACTATGGCAGATAGTTTCTGTGAAATAGATTGTGAGGAGAAGAGTCAGACTCAAATAGAGGAGATGATCGATTCATTTCGTAGAACCCAACAATCACCCAGTACATTCATCTTTTGTGCTACGTTTTATGGGCGTCCTCACATACGTAGTAGGATTATGGTTGAGGAGCATCCTTGCCTAAGACCTGCAAATCTCTCCAGTGATCGTGCATGGTGGATACACACATGCGTGGTTAATGAAGAAAATCTATCAAAATTTGACGCCTGGATGCCATTTAGTCGTCCGTACGAACGTGATTGTTCTTTAAAGAAGGCGTTTTTAATGGGAGTGAAGAAAGGCGAGGAAAGGAAAACAGTCCACATATTGCAGAGCTTATTTGCTCAGCTATGCGTTGGCAAAAGAAAATATGATAAAAAACGGCTTATTGAGGAAGTGTGTGAGTATGAGTATTTCTCCGGTCGTCTGTTCCACAACAagcatgttgatgatgatgattgggaTGAGTATGATGAGGAAAATGAAGATTGA